A region of Pseudomonas cavernicola DNA encodes the following proteins:
- a CDS encoding GlxA family transcriptional regulator: MSPFNQGAQPQSRAPQSIGFLLLDNFTLISLASAVEPLRMANQLSGRELYRWTTLTLDGGQVWASDGLQITPDCAVSKAPPLDMVIVCGGIGIQRSVTREHVAWLQTQARQSRKLGAVCTGSWALACAGLLDGYDCSVHWECLAAMQEAFPRVVMSTRLFTLDRNRFTSSGGTAPLDMMLHVISREHGRELSAAISEMFVYERIRNEQDHQRVPLKHMLGTNQPKLQEIVVLMEANLEEPIDLDELAVYVNVSRRQLERLFQKYLHCSPSRYYLKLRLVRARQLLKQTPMSIIEVASVCGFVSTPHFSKCYREYFGIPPRDERMGSNTAQQVALLPIPQALVLAPLSGAMSALSQARSESTFASVRL, from the coding sequence ATGTCGCCGTTCAACCAAGGGGCGCAACCCCAGAGCCGTGCTCCACAATCCATCGGTTTTCTGCTGCTGGATAATTTCACTCTGATTTCATTGGCCTCGGCCGTTGAACCACTGCGTATGGCCAACCAGCTATCCGGTCGTGAGTTGTATCGTTGGACCACCCTGACCCTCGATGGCGGCCAGGTCTGGGCCAGCGATGGCCTGCAGATCACCCCGGATTGCGCGGTGAGCAAGGCGCCGCCACTGGACATGGTGATCGTTTGCGGCGGTATCGGCATTCAGCGCAGTGTTACTCGGGAACACGTTGCCTGGTTGCAAACCCAGGCGCGTCAGTCGCGCAAACTCGGTGCGGTCTGCACCGGCAGTTGGGCCTTGGCCTGTGCCGGCCTGCTCGATGGCTACGATTGCAGCGTGCACTGGGAATGCCTGGCAGCGATGCAGGAAGCCTTCCCGCGGGTGGTCATGAGTACCCGCTTGTTCACCCTCGACCGTAACCGCTTCACTAGCTCCGGTGGCACCGCGCCGCTGGACATGATGCTGCACGTGATCTCCCGCGAGCATGGCCGCGAGTTGTCGGCGGCGATTTCGGAAATGTTCGTTTACGAGCGCATCCGCAACGAACAGGACCACCAGCGTGTGCCGCTCAAGCACATGCTTGGCACCAACCAGCCGAAACTGCAGGAAATCGTCGTGCTGATGGAAGCCAACCTGGAAGAGCCGATCGACCTCGACGAACTGGCGGTTTACGTCAACGTTTCGCGTCGCCAGCTTGAGCGGCTGTTCCAGAAGTACCTGCATTGCTCGCCGTCGCGCTATTACCTGAAGCTGCGCCTGGTGCGCGCCCGTCAACTGCTCAAGCAGACGCCGATGTCGATCATCGAAGTGGCTTCGGTCTGTGGTTTCGTCTCCACTCCGCACTTCTCCAAGTGCTACCGCGAGTACTTCGGCATTCCTCCGCGTGACGAACGTATGGGCTCGAATACCGCACAGCAGGTGGCGTTGCTGCCTATCCCGCAGGCGTTGGTGCTGGCGCCGTTGTCCGGGGCCATGTCGGCCTTGAGTCAGGCGCGCAGTGAGTCGACCTTTGCCAGCGTGCGCTTGTAA
- a CDS encoding L-serine ammonia-lyase has translation MAISVFDLFKIGIGPSSSHTVGPMRAAALFVQGLRERGLLQQVRRVEVRLYGSLSATGVGHGSDNAVIMGLMGEWPDAIDPTQIGPRIAALRESQCLLLDGHFEVPFDWTRDLLLLDENLPYHPNAMTLIVEGAAGELHRDTYYSVGGGFVVDAAQAASGVLDQDQTQLPYDFSSAAELLRLCQEHGLRVSELMMANEKAWRSEEEIRKGLMRLWQAMRDCVEQGLKHEGVLPGGLNVKRRAAKLHRSLQELGKPNVIGTTLSGMEWVNLFALAVNEENAAGGRMVTAPTNGAAGIIPAVLHYYVRFSPAVSEADVVDYFLAAAAVGILCKKNASISGAEVGCQGEVGSACAMAAAGLAEILGATPGQLENAAEIGLEHNLGLTCDPVGGLVQVPCIERNAIAAVKAINAAQMALRGDGEHFISLDRVIRTMRDTGADMHDKYKETSRGGLAVSAIEC, from the coding sequence ATGGCCATCAGCGTATTCGACCTGTTCAAGATTGGTATCGGCCCCTCCAGCTCGCACACGGTCGGGCCGATGCGCGCCGCCGCGCTGTTCGTGCAGGGCCTGCGCGAGCGCGGTCTGTTGCAGCAGGTACGCCGCGTTGAGGTGCGCCTGTACGGTTCCTTGTCCGCCACCGGGGTCGGGCATGGCAGCGACAACGCGGTGATCATGGGGCTGATGGGCGAGTGGCCGGATGCGATCGACCCGACGCAGATCGGCCCGCGCATCGCCGCCCTGCGTGAGAGCCAGTGCCTGCTGCTCGATGGCCACTTCGAGGTGCCGTTCGACTGGACGCGCGACCTGCTGCTGCTCGACGAAAACCTGCCCTACCACCCGAACGCCATGACCCTGATCGTCGAAGGCGCGGCCGGCGAACTGCACCGCGACACCTACTACTCGGTCGGCGGTGGTTTCGTGGTGGATGCCGCCCAGGCCGCCAGCGGCGTGCTCGACCAGGACCAGACCCAGCTGCCGTACGACTTCTCCAGCGCCGCCGAGCTGCTGCGCCTGTGCCAGGAACATGGCCTGCGGGTGTCCGAACTGATGATGGCCAACGAAAAGGCCTGGCGCAGCGAAGAGGAAATCCGCAAAGGCCTGATGCGCCTGTGGCAGGCCATGCGCGACTGCGTCGAGCAGGGCCTCAAGCATGAAGGCGTGCTGCCGGGCGGGCTCAACGTCAAGCGCCGCGCCGCCAAGCTGCACCGCAGCCTGCAAGAGCTGGGCAAGCCCAACGTGATCGGCACGACCCTCAGCGGTATGGAATGGGTCAACCTGTTCGCCCTGGCGGTGAACGAAGAAAACGCCGCCGGTGGGCGAATGGTCACGGCCCCAACCAACGGCGCGGCGGGGATCATTCCGGCGGTGCTGCATTATTACGTGCGCTTCAGCCCGGCGGTGAGCGAGGCGGACGTGGTCGATTACTTCCTTGCCGCCGCAGCGGTGGGCATCCTCTGCAAGAAAAACGCCTCGATCTCCGGCGCCGAAGTCGGCTGCCAGGGCGAGGTCGGTTCGGCCTGCGCGATGGCCGCCGCCGGCCTGGCAGAAATCCTCGGTGCCACGCCGGGACAGCTGGAGAACGCCGCCGAGATCGGCCTGGAGCACAACCTCGGGCTGACCTGCGACCCGGTCGGCGGGCTGGTGCAGGTGCCGTGCATCGAGCGCAACGCGATAGCGGCGGTGAAGGCGATCAACGCGGCGCAGATGGCCCTGCGTGGCGACGGCGAACACTTCATCTCGCTCGACCGGGTGATCCGCACCATGCGCGACACCGGCGCCGACATGCACGACAAGTACAAGGAAACCTCGCGCGGCGGTTTGGCCGTCAGCGCCATCGAGTGCTGA
- a CDS encoding choline ABC transporter substrate-binding protein → MKCFTSLCLALCLSSPVLASAAEADSCKRVRFADVGWTDITMTTAVTRLLLGSLGYVTNVKRMSVPQTYKALADNKLDVFLGNWMPSMENDIRPYLDKGSVETLRANLHGAKYTLAVPEYAYEGGLKSFNDIAKFADQLDSKIYGIEPGNDGNQLISKMIKENAYGLGTFKLVESNEAKMLASVERAAHLNQWLVFLGWEPHPMNTHNKMRYLEGGDAFFGPDYGGATVYTNVRKGYSQECGNVGQLLSNLAFELPMENQLMDAVLNQSLNPRQAAKAWLQANPQVLDAWLRGVSSRDGQPALAVVKTKLELAQ, encoded by the coding sequence ATGAAATGTTTCACCTCTTTGTGCCTGGCCTTGTGCCTAAGCTCGCCCGTGCTGGCCAGCGCGGCGGAAGCAGACAGCTGCAAGCGGGTGCGGTTTGCCGATGTCGGCTGGACCGACATCACCATGACCACCGCCGTGACCCGGCTGCTACTTGGCTCACTCGGCTACGTGACCAACGTCAAACGCATGTCCGTGCCGCAGACCTACAAGGCGCTGGCAGATAACAAGCTCGACGTATTCCTCGGCAACTGGATGCCGAGCATGGAAAACGACATCCGCCCTTATCTGGACAAAGGCAGCGTGGAGACGCTGCGGGCCAACCTGCACGGCGCCAAATACACCTTGGCCGTGCCGGAATACGCCTATGAGGGCGGTCTGAAGAGCTTCAACGACATCGCCAAGTTCGCCGACCAGCTGGACAGCAAGATCTATGGCATCGAGCCCGGCAACGATGGCAACCAACTGATCAGCAAGATGATCAAAGAAAACGCCTACGGCCTCGGCACATTCAAACTGGTGGAAAGCAACGAGGCGAAGATGCTCGCCAGCGTCGAACGGGCGGCGCATCTTAATCAGTGGCTGGTGTTCCTCGGCTGGGAACCACACCCGATGAATACCCACAACAAGATGCGCTACCTGGAAGGCGGCGATGCGTTCTTCGGCCCCGACTACGGTGGCGCCACCGTCTATACCAACGTGCGCAAGGGCTACAGCCAAGAGTGCGGCAACGTCGGCCAGTTGCTGAGCAACCTGGCGTTTGAGCTGCCGATGGAAAACCAGCTGATGGATGCCGTGCTGAACCAGAGCCTGAATCCGCGGCAAGCGGCCAAAGCCTGGCTACAGGCCAACCCCCAGGTGCTCGACGCCTGGCTGCGTGGGGTCTCCAGCCGTGACGGGCAGCCAGCGCTGGCGGTCGTCAAAACCAAACTGGAGCTGGCGCAATAA
- a CDS encoding choline ABC transporter substrate-binding protein translates to MKGSTSLLLAASLSLPLLANAAEPESCGTVRFSDVGWTDITVTTAVTSEVLESLGYKTKTTMLSVPVTYKSLAVGKDLDVFLGNWMPTMENDIKAYREKGTVETLRANLEGAKYTLAVPDYAYDAGLKNFADIAKFKDQLEGQIYGIEPGNDGNRLIQSMIDKNAFGLKDFKVVESSEAAMLSQLKRATRKNEWMVFLGWEPHPMNTRNKMKYLAGGDDYFGPDLGRATIYTNVRKGYTQECSNVGKLLQNLVFSLDMENQLMDAVLNENQKPRDAAKAWLKANPQVLDTWLAGVSSRDGKPALEVVKAKLAP, encoded by the coding sequence ATGAAAGGTTCCACATCATTGCTGTTGGCCGCGTCGCTCAGCCTACCGCTGCTGGCCAACGCGGCAGAGCCCGAGTCCTGCGGCACCGTACGCTTCTCCGACGTCGGCTGGACCGACATCACCGTCACTACGGCGGTCACCAGCGAAGTGCTGGAATCGCTGGGTTACAAAACCAAGACCACCATGTTGTCGGTGCCCGTGACCTACAAATCCCTGGCAGTGGGCAAAGACCTCGACGTATTCCTCGGCAACTGGATGCCGACCATGGAAAACGACATCAAGGCCTACCGCGAAAAAGGCACCGTGGAAACCCTGCGCGCCAACCTCGAAGGCGCCAAGTACACCCTCGCCGTACCGGACTACGCCTACGATGCCGGCCTGAAAAACTTCGCCGATATCGCCAAGTTCAAAGACCAGCTGGAAGGCCAAATCTACGGTATCGAGCCGGGTAACGACGGCAACCGCCTGATCCAAAGCATGATCGACAAGAACGCCTTCGGCCTGAAGGACTTCAAAGTGGTCGAGTCCAGCGAAGCAGCCATGCTCTCGCAGCTGAAACGCGCCACACGTAAAAACGAATGGATGGTGTTCCTCGGTTGGGAACCGCACCCGATGAACACCCGCAACAAGATGAAATACCTGGCCGGCGGCGACGATTATTTCGGCCCCGATCTCGGCCGCGCCACCATTTACACCAACGTGCGCAAGGGTTACACACAAGAATGCAGCAACGTCGGCAAGCTCCTGCAGAACCTGGTGTTTAGCCTGGACATGGAAAACCAGCTGATGGACGCCGTGCTCAACGAAAACCAGAAACCGCGTGACGCCGCCAAGGCCTGGCTGAAAGCCAACCCGCAGGTGCTCGACACCTGGCTGGCTGGCGTCAGCAGCCGTGACGGCAAGCCCGCGCTAGAAGTAGTTAAGGCCAAATTAGCACCTTGA
- the choW gene encoding choline ABC transporter permease subunit has product MPTFDKIPLGQNIADFVEWLTQHGAAYFDAFADALEMMIHGVTNGLTFFNPLVLIGLFGLLTHLIQRKWGLTLFCVLSFLLILNLGYWQETMETLAQVLFATLVCVLIGVPLGIYAAHRPTFYTVMQPVLDLMQTVPTFVYLIPTLTLFGLGVVPGLISTVVFAIAAPIRLTYLGIRDVPQELLDAGKAFGCSRRQLLTRIELPYAMHSIAAGITQCIMLSLSMVVIAALVGADGLGKPVVNALNTADIALGFEAGLAIVLLAIILDRVCKQPESKPKEAEA; this is encoded by the coding sequence ATGCCGACTTTTGACAAAATCCCTCTGGGTCAAAACATAGCCGACTTCGTCGAATGGCTGACCCAGCACGGCGCCGCTTACTTCGATGCCTTCGCCGATGCGCTTGAGATGATGATTCATGGCGTGACCAACGGCCTGACCTTTTTCAATCCGCTGGTATTGATCGGTCTGTTCGGTTTGCTGACTCACCTGATTCAACGCAAATGGGGCCTGACCCTGTTCTGCGTGCTGTCATTCCTGCTGATCCTGAACCTCGGTTACTGGCAGGAAACCATGGAGACCCTGGCGCAGGTGCTGTTCGCCACCCTGGTCTGCGTGCTCATCGGCGTGCCATTGGGGATATACGCCGCGCACAGACCGACCTTCTACACCGTGATGCAGCCGGTCCTCGACCTGATGCAGACGGTGCCGACCTTCGTCTACCTGATCCCAACCCTGACCCTGTTCGGTCTCGGCGTGGTGCCGGGGCTGATCTCCACCGTGGTGTTCGCCATCGCCGCTCCGATCCGCCTGACCTACCTGGGCATCCGCGATGTGCCGCAGGAGCTGCTCGACGCCGGCAAGGCCTTCGGCTGCTCGCGCCGCCAGCTGCTGACCCGTATCGAACTGCCGTATGCCATGCATAGCATCGCCGCCGGCATCACCCAGTGCATCATGCTGTCGCTGTCGATGGTGGTGATCGCCGCCCTGGTCGGCGCCGACGGCCTCGGCAAACCTGTGGTCAACGCCCTGAATACCGCCGATATCGCCCTCGGCTTCGAGGCCGGCCTGGCCATCGTGCTGCTGGCGATCATCCTCGACCGGGTGTGCAAACAACCCGAGTCCAAGCCGAAGGAGGCCGAGGCATGA
- the choV gene encoding choline ABC transporter ATP-binding protein yields the protein MSMIRFDNVDVIFSKQPREALALLDQGLSRDEILKKTGLVVGVEKASLSVERGEICVLMGLSGSGKSSLLRCINGLNTVSRGRLLIEHEGAEIDIASCSPATLKAMRTKRIAMVFQKFALMPWLTVRENISFGLEMQGRPSEERRKLVDEKLELVGLTQWRNKRPDELSGGMQQRVGLARALAMDADILLMDEPFSALDPLIRQGLQDELLELQRKLHKTIVFVSHDLDEALKLGSRIAIMKDGQIIQYGKPEDIVLNPATDYVRMFVAHTNPLNVLCGESLMRPLEQCRREANEVCLDQGRDCWLGLAADNSLNGARQGNQNLTLQHWEPGQSLASLHREPTLVDMRITMRDALQIRYQTGHKLVLQNGKRVVGILGDSELYHALLGKNLEKSEEPGGEAATLTTRSTLSNVS from the coding sequence ATGAGCATGATTCGCTTTGACAATGTTGACGTGATCTTCTCCAAGCAACCGCGTGAGGCGCTCGCCCTGCTCGACCAAGGCCTGAGCCGCGATGAGATCCTGAAGAAAACCGGCCTGGTGGTCGGCGTAGAGAAAGCCAGCCTGAGCGTCGAGCGCGGCGAGATCTGCGTGCTGATGGGCCTCTCCGGCTCGGGCAAATCCAGCCTGCTGCGCTGCATCAATGGCCTCAACACGGTCAGCCGTGGCCGTCTGTTGATCGAGCACGAAGGCGCCGAAATCGATATCGCTTCTTGCTCGCCGGCGACCCTGAAAGCCATGCGCACCAAACGCATCGCCATGGTCTTTCAGAAGTTCGCCCTGATGCCCTGGCTGACGGTGCGCGAGAACATCAGCTTCGGCCTGGAAATGCAGGGCCGCCCGAGCGAAGAGCGGCGCAAGCTGGTCGATGAAAAGCTCGAACTGGTCGGCCTCACGCAATGGCGCAACAAGCGTCCGGACGAGCTGTCCGGCGGCATGCAGCAGCGCGTCGGGCTGGCCCGCGCGCTGGCCATGGACGCCGACATCCTGCTGATGGACGAGCCGTTCTCGGCCCTCGACCCGCTGATCCGCCAAGGCCTGCAGGACGAGCTGCTGGAACTGCAGCGCAAGCTGCACAAGACCATCGTATTCGTCAGCCACGACCTCGATGAGGCGCTGAAGCTCGGTTCGCGCATCGCCATCATGAAAGACGGGCAGATCATCCAGTACGGCAAGCCGGAAGATATCGTGCTCAACCCGGCGACCGACTACGTGCGGATGTTCGTCGCCCATACCAACCCGCTCAACGTGCTCTGCGGCGAGAGCCTGATGCGCCCGCTGGAGCAATGCCGGCGCGAGGCCAACGAGGTCTGCCTCGACCAGGGCCGCGACTGCTGGCTTGGTCTGGCGGCCGACAACAGCCTCAATGGCGCCCGCCAGGGCAACCAGAACCTCACTCTGCAGCACTGGGAACCCGGCCAGTCGCTGGCCAGCCTGCACCGCGAGCCGACTCTGGTGGACATGCGCATCACCATGCGCGACGCCCTGCAGATCCGCTACCAGACCGGCCACAAGCTGGTGCTGCAAAACGGCAAGCGGGTGGTCGGCATCCTCGGCGACAGCGAGCTGTACCACGCCCTGCTCGGCAAGAACCTGGAAAAGAGTGAAGAGCCAGGCGGCGAAGCCGCCACGCTGACGACTCGCTCCACACTTTCCAACGTCAGCTGA
- a CDS encoding DUF7683 domain-containing protein, with product MTYEVYGIPANSDLAVFETDLPSTVNTETLASIMGWESEEDAFLDYRLTPEQISDIEHLATIELPKELALYLSCHA from the coding sequence ATGACATATGAAGTATACGGAATACCTGCAAACAGCGACTTAGCAGTGTTCGAGACAGATCTACCCTCTACTGTTAATACAGAAACCTTGGCATCGATAATGGGTTGGGAGAGCGAGGAGGATGCTTTTCTTGACTACCGCCTCACTCCCGAGCAAATCAGTGATATCGAGCACCTAGCAACGATAGAGCTCCCTAAGGAACTGGCGTTGTACCTGAGCTGTCACGCCTGA
- a CDS encoding pyocin S6 family toxin immunity protein: MKYELKYEIHGAPENSDLAVFETNPPSTVTTEALMPIMGWQSEEDAVSTYLLSAEQTKAIESLAAIELPKDLELYLSCYA, translated from the coding sequence ATGAAGTACGAGCTGAAATATGAAATACACGGCGCACCGGAAAACAGCGACCTAGCCGTGTTCGAGACAAATCCACCCTCTACTGTTACTACGGAGGCTCTGATGCCGATAATGGGCTGGCAGAGCGAGGAGGATGCGGTGTCGACCTATCTCCTGTCCGCCGAGCAGACCAAAGCCATAGAGAGCCTCGCAGCGATTGAGCTTCCCAAAGACCTGGAGCTGTACCTCAGTTGCTACGCCTGA
- the betT gene encoding choline BCCT transporter BetT — protein MSTNPERVRLNPVVFYGSTVLILVLTAALILAPEAAGQFLGLAQTWLSHSFGWYYMLAIGAYLVFVVWIAFSRFGTLKLGADHEKPVFSYGAWAGMLFSSGIGISLLYFAASEPIDHLVNPPEGEPGSHAAARQALQLTFLHWGLHGWAIYALVGLAVGYFAYRHNQPLALRSALLPIFGERLVKGAVGNAVDCFGIFVTLLGLVTNLGIGALQVSSGLEYLFGLPHTQTALLMVILVMSAVATLAAVSGIEKGIRRLSNLNIILFSSLLIFVLVCGPTLMLMNGLVQNVGDYLNGLLLKTFDLYSYTGAPTKSEAWLGLWTLFYWAWWISWAPFVGMFIARISRGRTIRELVGGVLLIPLGFTLAWLSIFGNSALDLVMNQNAVELGKAALEQPSMSIYLLLEHYPLAKIVIGMSIFVGFVLFLTPADSGSVMLANLSRQGGDLDEDAPHWLRIFWSAVITLVTIGLLFAGNFTAMQTMVVLAGLPFSVVLLLYMVGLYKALIRDEQVRQEQAEPLTHGRRAFSQRMAELVQQPAQAVVQAFLDSDVRPALLAAAEQLRGRGLQVQTHLGLGQHELGLRVEHADGQPFVYEVSLDGYFAPPQTLALAEAGSVASEPCRYYRAEVYLFDGTQEYDLMGYTREQITRDVLDQYENHRQLLSRVYC, from the coding sequence ATCAGTACAAACCCTGAACGGGTGCGTCTGAACCCCGTCGTGTTCTACGGTTCTACCGTGCTGATCCTGGTTCTGACCGCTGCCCTGATCCTCGCGCCCGAAGCCGCTGGCCAATTCCTGGGTCTTGCCCAGACGTGGCTGTCGCATAGCTTCGGTTGGTACTACATGCTGGCGATCGGGGCTTACCTGGTCTTCGTTGTGTGGATTGCCTTTTCGCGCTTCGGCACGCTCAAACTCGGTGCCGACCATGAAAAGCCCGTCTTCAGCTACGGCGCCTGGGCGGGCATGCTGTTCTCTTCCGGGATCGGCATTTCGCTGCTGTATTTTGCCGCTTCCGAGCCCATCGATCACCTGGTCAATCCGCCGGAAGGCGAGCCCGGCAGCCATGCGGCCGCACGCCAGGCGTTGCAGCTGACGTTCCTGCACTGGGGCTTGCACGGCTGGGCGATCTACGCGCTGGTTGGCCTGGCCGTGGGTTATTTCGCTTACCGGCACAACCAGCCGTTGGCGCTGCGTTCGGCGCTGCTGCCGATCTTCGGCGAGCGCCTGGTCAAAGGCGCGGTGGGTAACGCGGTGGATTGCTTCGGCATCTTCGTCACACTGCTGGGCCTGGTGACCAACTTGGGCATCGGCGCGTTGCAGGTGTCTTCGGGCCTGGAATACCTGTTCGGCCTGCCGCATACCCAGACCGCGCTGCTGATGGTGATTCTGGTGATGAGTGCGGTGGCGACCCTGGCGGCCGTTTCCGGGATCGAGAAGGGTATCCGCCGCTTGTCCAACCTGAACATCATCCTGTTCAGCAGCCTGCTGATCTTCGTGCTGGTCTGCGGACCGACGCTGATGCTGATGAACGGCCTGGTGCAGAACGTCGGCGATTACCTCAACGGCCTGCTGCTGAAGACCTTCGACCTCTACTCCTACACCGGGGCGCCGACCAAGAGCGAAGCCTGGCTGGGGCTGTGGACCCTGTTTTACTGGGCCTGGTGGATTTCCTGGGCACCGTTCGTGGGCATGTTCATCGCGCGTATCTCGCGCGGTCGGACCATTCGCGAGCTGGTTGGCGGCGTGCTGCTGATCCCGCTGGGCTTCACCCTGGCCTGGTTGTCGATCTTCGGTAACAGCGCCCTGGATCTGGTGATGAACCAGAACGCGGTGGAGCTGGGCAAGGCGGCGCTGGAGCAGCCGTCGATGTCGATCTATCTGCTGCTCGAGCATTACCCGTTGGCCAAGATCGTCATTGGCATGTCGATTTTCGTCGGCTTCGTATTGTTCTTGACGCCGGCGGACTCCGGTTCGGTGATGCTCGCCAACCTGTCGCGCCAGGGCGGTGACCTGGACGAGGACGCGCCGCATTGGCTGCGGATCTTCTGGTCGGCGGTGATTACCCTGGTGACCATCGGGCTGCTGTTCGCCGGTAACTTCACGGCCATGCAAACCATGGTGGTGCTGGCCGGCCTGCCATTCTCGGTGGTCTTGTTGCTGTATATGGTTGGCCTGTACAAGGCGTTGATCCGTGACGAGCAGGTGCGTCAGGAACAGGCCGAGCCACTGACCCACGGTCGTCGCGCCTTCAGTCAGCGTATGGCTGAGCTGGTGCAGCAACCTGCGCAGGCAGTGGTGCAGGCGTTCCTCGATAGCGACGTGCGCCCCGCCCTGCTGGCTGCCGCCGAACAACTGCGTGGTCGTGGCCTGCAGGTGCAGACGCATCTGGGCCTGGGCCAGCACGAGTTGGGCTTGCGGGTGGAACATGCCGATGGCCAGCCGTTCGTTTACGAGGTGAGCCTGGATGGCTACTTCGCGCCGCCGCAGACGTTGGCCCTGGCTGAAGCGGGGAGTGTGGCGAGCGAGCCGTGCCGCTATTACCGTGCCGAGGTGTATCTGTTCGACGGGACTCAGGAATACGACCTGATGGGCTATACCAGGGAGCAGATCACGCGTGATGTGCTGGATCAGTACGAGAACCATCGGCAGCTCCTGAGCCGGGTGTACTGCTAA
- the betI gene encoding transcriptional regulator BetI, with translation MPKIGMQPIRRSQLIHATLQAVDQVGMSDASIALIARLAGVSNGIISHYFQDKNGLLEATMRHLMSALSLAVRDRRQLLGDDSAGAQIRAIIDGNFDDSQVNGPAMKTWLAFWATSMHQPSLSRLQRINDHRLYSNLCCQFRRVLPLADARSAARGLAALIDGLWLRGALSGEAFDIKQALQIAYDYMDQQLAK, from the coding sequence ATGCCCAAGATCGGTATGCAGCCCATCCGCCGCTCGCAGTTGATCCACGCCACTTTGCAGGCGGTCGATCAGGTCGGCATGAGTGATGCGAGCATCGCCTTGATCGCGAGGCTGGCTGGTGTGTCCAACGGCATCATCAGCCACTACTTTCAGGACAAGAACGGGTTGCTCGAAGCAACCATGCGCCACCTGATGTCGGCGCTGAGTTTGGCCGTACGAGACCGCCGCCAGCTGCTGGGCGACGACAGCGCAGGCGCCCAGATCCGCGCGATCATCGACGGCAACTTCGATGACAGCCAGGTCAACGGCCCGGCCATGAAAACCTGGTTGGCCTTCTGGGCGACCAGCATGCATCAACCCTCGTTGAGCCGCCTGCAACGGATCAACGACCACAGGTTGTATTCCAACCTGTGCTGCCAGTTCCGCCGCGTATTGCCGCTCGCTGATGCGCGCAGCGCTGCTCGGGGCCTGGCGGCATTGATTGACGGTTTGTGGTTGCGCGGCGCGCTGTCCGGAGAGGCCTTCGACATCAAGCAGGCACTGCAAATCGCTTACGACTATATGGACCAACAACTGGCCAAATAG